A single genomic interval of Candidatus Binataceae bacterium harbors:
- a CDS encoding alpha/beta hydrolase, translating to MSELVHKFVDTNGIRMHVVEAGKGFPVVFCHGFPELWYSWRHQLRGLADAGFRAIAPDQRGYGDTDCPQPVEAYQVRELVRDIVGMLDALDVEKCVIVGHDWGGFVSWQSAMRAPARIARVVNLNTPFMPRWLPSAPGSPEHPRVIWVTSPQQAPTKPTEMARQAAAGNFHYVLHFQQPGVAEAELERDVRRTLRGLYRDPMPLPPVAMRPPPGVFGPAGGGLLDRLPDGPLGKYMTETDLDVYVKAFEKTGFRGGLNWYRNIDRNWEESANLPERVDQPALMITAELDFVLWPEQTLGMERWVPNLKRVNIKGSGHWTQQEKPGEVNAALLEFLSDLR from the coding sequence ATGAGCGAACTCGTCCACAAATTCGTCGACACCAACGGCATCCGGATGCACGTTGTCGAGGCAGGCAAGGGCTTCCCCGTTGTGTTCTGCCACGGCTTTCCGGAGCTCTGGTACTCCTGGCGCCATCAGCTTCGCGGGCTCGCCGACGCCGGCTTTCGCGCGATCGCGCCCGACCAGCGGGGCTATGGCGATACCGATTGTCCGCAACCGGTCGAGGCTTACCAGGTGCGCGAGCTGGTAAGGGACATTGTCGGGATGCTCGACGCGCTCGACGTCGAAAAGTGCGTGATCGTCGGCCATGACTGGGGCGGCTTCGTCAGTTGGCAGAGCGCGATGCGCGCGCCGGCGCGAATCGCGCGCGTGGTCAACCTCAATACGCCGTTCATGCCGCGATGGCTCCCGTCGGCGCCGGGAAGTCCCGAGCATCCCAGGGTGATTTGGGTCACCAGTCCGCAGCAGGCGCCGACCAAGCCTACGGAGATGGCGCGACAGGCCGCCGCCGGCAATTTCCATTATGTGCTGCACTTCCAGCAGCCCGGTGTCGCCGAGGCCGAACTCGAACGCGACGTGCGCCGCACCCTTCGCGGTCTGTATCGCGACCCGATGCCGCTGCCGCCGGTTGCGATGCGGCCGCCGCCGGGCGTGTTTGGTCCCGCCGGCGGCGGATTGCTCGATCGCCTGCCCGACGGACCGCTCGGCAAATACATGACCGAGACCGACCTCGACGTTTACGTCAAGGCGTTCGAGAAAACCGGGTTTCGCGGAGGCCTCAACTGGTATCGCAATATCGACCGCAACTGGGAGGAGTCCGCCAACCTGCCCGAGCGCGTCGATCAGCCGGCGCTGATGATCACCGCCGAACTCGACTTCGTGCTCTGGCCGGAGCAGACGCTCGGGATGGAACGATGGGTGCCTAATCTCAAGCGGGTCAATATCAAAGGGTCAGGTCACTGGACGCAGCAGGAGAAGCCGGGCGAGGTAAACGCGGCGCTTTTGGAATTCCTATCCGACCTTCGATAG